The following are encoded in a window of Rubellicoccus peritrichatus genomic DNA:
- a CDS encoding glycoside hydrolase family 32 protein, with protein MQNDNNPDGAKSPWNIGALGAPPYDPFSTPSDYKEDFRPQFHFSPKNEWMNDINALIYHDGTYHMLYQWGRNARHGGYATSQDLVHWDDRGVALVPQDTFLPKDAVRNASGKEVYSGSGVFVEGEAAKKITGSPEPALVAIYTGTKVGTCIAWSNDDGKTWNNYENNPVANATEGVDPRDPCVIWYEREQKWVMAIYENGTTFYGSRDLIQWERLSNIHFGFECPDLVELPLDGDGDRMKWVLYDANGSYLVGNFDGTSFTDENKAEPLMMDCGPDFYAAQTFFPHNLPEKKYIQIAWNDHWNGGVGEEKWERNATFPVELGLVTRDSKMCVTRTPIDEIKKLYVGDPIRKSNIELGSENILTGVKSKAFDMTLVIDLNNAFASSIIFNVTNIEYVYELESEILNYTALIRGENKEKSVPLKPNADGILKLRVLVDWSSIEIFSDDGVFSFSQQINFDPNGDNLSLTSLGGQVKLSFLELQTLRSIWN; from the coding sequence ATGCAAAACGATAACAATCCAGATGGAGCGAAGAGCCCATGGAATATCGGTGCACTAGGAGCGCCTCCTTACGATCCCTTCTCAACGCCTTCTGACTACAAGGAGGATTTCAGGCCTCAGTTTCATTTTAGTCCCAAAAATGAATGGATGAATGATATCAATGCCCTTATTTATCATGATGGCACTTATCACATGCTTTATCAGTGGGGTCGAAATGCAAGGCATGGAGGGTATGCCACGAGCCAGGATCTGGTGCACTGGGACGATAGAGGAGTTGCCCTTGTGCCGCAGGATACCTTTTTGCCAAAGGATGCGGTGCGTAATGCCAGCGGCAAAGAGGTCTATTCTGGAAGCGGCGTTTTTGTCGAGGGAGAGGCAGCCAAAAAAATCACTGGTTCGCCTGAACCTGCGCTGGTTGCAATCTACACCGGAACCAAGGTTGGTACTTGCATCGCCTGGAGTAATGATGACGGGAAAACTTGGAATAATTACGAAAATAATCCTGTGGCTAATGCCACTGAAGGGGTTGATCCACGTGATCCTTGCGTCATTTGGTATGAACGAGAGCAGAAGTGGGTTATGGCGATCTACGAGAATGGCACGACTTTCTATGGTTCGAGAGATCTAATCCAATGGGAAAGGCTTAGTAACATCCATTTCGGGTTTGAATGTCCTGATCTCGTTGAGCTACCGCTTGATGGCGATGGCGACCGGATGAAATGGGTCCTTTATGATGCCAACGGAAGTTATCTTGTCGGTAACTTTGATGGAACGAGCTTTACGGACGAAAACAAGGCTGAACCACTTATGATGGACTGCGGACCAGATTTTTATGCAGCGCAGACCTTTTTTCCACATAACCTGCCCGAAAAGAAATACATACAGATTGCCTGGAACGACCATTGGAACGGTGGTGTTGGTGAAGAGAAATGGGAGCGGAATGCAACATTTCCAGTCGAGTTGGGGCTTGTAACACGAGATAGTAAAATGTGCGTTACCCGCACACCAATAGATGAAATCAAAAAACTCTATGTTGGTGACCCAATCCGCAAATCCAATATCGAATTGGGCAGTGAGAACATCTTGACCGGGGTCAAATCCAAAGCCTTCGACATGACTCTTGTCATCGATCTAAACAACGCCTTTGCGTCCAGCATTATATTCAACGTCACTAATATTGAATATGTTTATGAGTTGGAGTCGGAAATCTTAAACTACACCGCCTTGATCAGAGGCGAAAACAAAGAAAAGTCAGTACCACTTAAACCCAATGCGGACGGCATTCTAAAGCTACGTGTATTGGTCGACTGGTCATCTATCGAGATTTTCTCTGATGATGGTGTTTTCTCCTTCAGTCAGCAGATCAATTTTGATCCAAATGGTGATAACTTGAGCCTGACCAGCCTAGGGGGACAAGTGAAGCTTTCCTTTCTTGAACTCCAAACGCTTCGGTCCATTTGGAATTAA
- a CDS encoding AraC family transcriptional regulator, producing the protein MIRQFDSFSRDFFKAKPNAYSLLTLFEVLPNAYFYAKNKESRFTYVNVQMLEVYGNERLDDLIGKTDRDFHPPALAEAYIAEDMRVMQGGVPILNQTWLVPHIGGLPKWYISSKVPLWDRTGKVSGIAGVMYPIETPEEEAKRFGILKPAIEYMEQHYSEIVSMKDMADLAGISSTLFNRKFRELLRLTPTAYLLTLRVQQARNLLVQTEHPLSEIAYMVGFYDQSHFSRNFHKVTGISPNAYRQQYRAG; encoded by the coding sequence ATGATCAGGCAGTTTGATTCTTTTAGTCGCGATTTTTTCAAGGCAAAGCCCAATGCTTATAGCTTGTTGACACTCTTTGAAGTGCTCCCGAATGCTTATTTCTATGCGAAAAATAAGGAGAGTCGATTCACCTATGTGAATGTCCAGATGCTTGAAGTATATGGGAATGAGCGCTTGGATGATTTGATCGGAAAAACCGACCGTGATTTCCATCCGCCCGCGTTGGCCGAAGCCTACATTGCCGAAGACATGCGGGTCATGCAGGGTGGTGTGCCTATCTTAAACCAAACCTGGCTGGTTCCTCACATTGGCGGTCTTCCTAAGTGGTATATATCCAGTAAAGTACCCCTGTGGGATCGCACAGGCAAGGTTTCCGGTATTGCGGGGGTCATGTATCCGATTGAAACACCGGAAGAAGAGGCCAAACGTTTTGGGATATTAAAACCCGCCATCGAATACATGGAACAACACTACAGCGAAATAGTATCGATGAAAGATATGGCTGATCTGGCAGGGATTTCATCGACGCTTTTTAATCGGAAATTCCGTGAACTATTACGGCTGACACCAACCGCTTACTTGCTCACGCTGAGAGTCCAGCAAGCGCGCAACTTACTTGTCCAGACGGAGCACCCCTTGTCTGAAATTGCCTACATGGTTGGGTTCTATGATCAGAGTCATTTTAGCAGAAACTTCCACAAGGTGACGGGGATTTCTCCAAATGCTTATCGCCAGCAGTATCGAGCAGGGTAA
- a CDS encoding sugar phosphate isomerase/epimerase family protein, translated as MKLGIINSAFSQVGMDTETGLNHIADIGFDTVDIFTEAVGITHKEINLVTQTCSKRDLPIASVPVVSAGLIDFNDPVRAFHVDRCKKFVDLAQTWGAGNILLVLGEYIWQKEVIPPSAQWQWAIEGCREIGDYADKAGVDIALELEPFRLSLLNSIGSMRQFILDCDHPRVKANIDISHLVLADEGPKELAGLRDMAIHVHISDCDGKVHGDLPPGRGVVKFAPYLQAIKELHIDGVVSIELEYSPEPDKIVEWVTEAYSTTAKLMDLVDLRPLSSLEPV; from the coding sequence ATGAAACTTGGAATCATTAATAGCGCGTTCAGCCAAGTCGGTATGGACACAGAGACAGGCCTGAACCATATTGCAGATATTGGTTTCGATACGGTTGATATTTTCACCGAAGCTGTCGGCATTACACACAAAGAGATCAATCTCGTTACACAAACCTGCTCCAAGCGAGATTTGCCCATTGCTTCGGTGCCGGTAGTCTCTGCCGGTCTTATTGACTTTAATGATCCAGTGCGCGCCTTCCATGTTGATCGTTGTAAGAAATTCGTCGATCTCGCGCAGACATGGGGCGCAGGCAACATTCTCCTAGTCCTCGGTGAATATATTTGGCAGAAAGAAGTGATTCCGCCTTCCGCGCAATGGCAGTGGGCGATAGAAGGCTGCCGCGAAATCGGTGATTACGCCGATAAGGCAGGCGTCGATATTGCACTGGAGCTGGAACCATTCCGCCTGAGCCTGCTAAATAGTATTGGATCGATGAGGCAGTTCATCCTGGATTGTGACCACCCAAGAGTGAAGGCCAATATCGACATCAGTCACCTGGTTCTTGCAGATGAGGGGCCCAAGGAATTGGCTGGGCTCAGAGATATGGCAATTCATGTTCATATCAGTGATTGCGATGGTAAAGTACACGGCGATTTGCCACCAGGCCGTGGTGTAGTGAAGTTTGCGCCATACCTTCAGGCGATCAAAGAACTTCATATCGACGGTGTCGTCTCGATCGAATTGGAATACTCTCCGGAACCCGATAAAATAGTGGAATGGGTAACCGAGGCCTACAGCACGACAGCGAAACTAATGGATCTGGTTGACTTGCGCCCACTAAGCAGCCTCGAACCCGTTTAA
- a CDS encoding Gfo/Idh/MocA family oxidoreductase, with product MSDKQYGVSAEKSTGEVAAPALDYMPRVPESYKPKIGLIGAGNISSFHLTAYKALGLDVTAICDQFPKSAEAKQREFYPDAIVYTDYRKLLEDAAIEVVDITTHPDVRFEIIEAALRANKHVLSQKPFVTDLAQGRHLIDLAEKHGVKLAVNQNGRWAPHFRYMTLAVDQGLIGTVNTIDFSLQWDQTWIAGNEGFESIRHMVLYDFAIHWFDITCRIMKGRRPKTVYAAINRFAEQVYRPAALAHVVIDYDDAQVRMNFNAHNTYGEEDATTIAGTRGLLRSRGPRLTEQSVNLYTDAGQASPKLQGHWFENGFQGSMGELLCAIDEDREPEHSARDNLSSLELCFAALASADSGHSVKPGSVMIAAEN from the coding sequence ATGAGTGACAAGCAATATGGCGTAAGTGCAGAAAAGTCGACTGGTGAGGTTGCCGCGCCAGCTCTTGACTACATGCCGCGTGTCCCTGAATCCTATAAACCCAAGATCGGATTAATCGGGGCTGGCAATATCTCCAGCTTTCATCTTACCGCATATAAAGCACTGGGATTGGATGTAACGGCAATTTGTGACCAATTTCCGAAAAGCGCCGAAGCGAAACAGCGCGAATTCTATCCTGATGCGATAGTGTATACGGATTATCGCAAGCTTCTGGAAGATGCCGCGATTGAAGTCGTTGACATCACAACGCATCCTGATGTGCGGTTTGAGATTATCGAAGCTGCCTTGCGTGCCAACAAACATGTGCTCAGTCAGAAGCCATTCGTAACTGATCTGGCACAAGGGCGACATTTGATTGATCTGGCAGAGAAGCATGGAGTCAAACTGGCGGTAAATCAGAATGGACGCTGGGCACCGCATTTCCGTTACATGACTCTTGCTGTCGATCAAGGCCTCATCGGCACTGTCAACACGATTGATTTCTCCCTTCAGTGGGATCAGACATGGATCGCCGGCAATGAGGGTTTTGAAAGCATTCGCCATATGGTATTGTATGATTTCGCAATTCACTGGTTTGACATCACCTGCCGAATCATGAAAGGGCGCAGGCCTAAAACCGTCTATGCGGCAATCAACCGCTTCGCCGAGCAGGTTTATCGACCAGCTGCACTGGCTCATGTCGTTATTGATTACGACGATGCGCAGGTTAGAATGAACTTCAATGCCCACAATACCTATGGTGAAGAAGATGCGACCACAATAGCTGGAACTCGTGGATTACTTCGTTCACGCGGGCCGCGCCTAACGGAGCAGTCCGTAAACCTCTATACGGATGCAGGCCAGGCATCACCGAAGCTGCAAGGGCATTGGTTTGAAAATGGATTCCAGGGATCGATGGGAGAATTGTTATGCGCAATCGACGAAGACCGGGAGCCGGAGCATTCAGCAAGAGATAACCTATCAAGTCTTGAGTTATGTTTTGCCGCGCTAGCGAGTGCGGATTCCGGGCATTCAGTAAAGCCGGGCAGCGTAATGATTGCTGCAGAAAACTAA
- a CDS encoding Gfo/Idh/MocA family oxidoreductase, producing the protein MKTNRRTFLKYSGIAMASFPAIIPSRVFGANAPSKKITLGFIGMGGQGIQLNLKMFLNEPDCQVLTVCDAYMDRAHKAQQIVKEFYGNNDCKAVQDFREILDDPSIDAVVISTPDHWHVPMSIMAMEAGKDVFCEKPTLNIQQGRMFADAFAASDCVFQTGLEDRSLIHFHKMVEWVKNGEIGTLEQVNVQMPAGVDFPLEDAMEPPADLDWNLWQGPAAFHPFTKHRTGSYNWRNNSLYSKGVILDMGAHLVDTAQMAVNDSNVCPIEAFGTGDIPVGRATDVPITYNLNYRYSNGAEVNVKDSGKGYWDPKGCHIEFIGDKGWIRQKGWGGAIKASDKSILRTRYKPEESKHFPLPPREQRNFLDCVRSRKRTTYPAIDMHDISTTLHMGVISIELGRKLKWDSKKEMFINDTEANQLAKNPTPRDWESA; encoded by the coding sequence ATGAAGACCAATCGGAGAACTTTTCTGAAGTATAGCGGAATCGCCATGGCGAGCTTTCCAGCAATTATACCTTCGCGTGTATTTGGTGCAAATGCTCCGTCCAAGAAGATTACGCTGGGCTTTATCGGCATGGGCGGACAGGGAATACAGTTGAACTTGAAAATGTTCTTAAATGAACCCGACTGTCAGGTGTTAACGGTTTGTGATGCCTACATGGATCGTGCACACAAGGCGCAGCAGATCGTCAAAGAGTTTTATGGCAACAACGACTGTAAGGCAGTCCAGGATTTCCGGGAAATCCTGGACGATCCGTCGATTGATGCAGTAGTGATATCCACTCCGGATCACTGGCATGTGCCGATGTCAATAATGGCCATGGAGGCGGGCAAAGATGTCTTTTGTGAAAAGCCCACACTGAATATCCAGCAAGGGCGCATGTTTGCCGATGCGTTTGCTGCCAGTGATTGCGTGTTTCAAACAGGACTCGAAGACCGGTCGTTGATACACTTTCATAAGATGGTCGAATGGGTGAAAAACGGAGAGATCGGAACACTGGAGCAGGTCAATGTTCAGATGCCTGCAGGCGTTGACTTCCCACTTGAGGATGCGATGGAGCCACCTGCCGACCTCGACTGGAACTTATGGCAGGGGCCTGCAGCATTCCACCCGTTTACGAAACACCGGACAGGCTCTTATAACTGGCGCAACAACAGTCTTTACTCCAAAGGTGTGATCCTTGATATGGGAGCGCATCTGGTAGACACAGCCCAGATGGCTGTGAATGATTCAAATGTTTGCCCGATTGAAGCTTTTGGCACCGGTGACATTCCAGTTGGACGGGCAACCGATGTCCCTATCACATATAATCTTAACTACCGTTACTCCAATGGTGCAGAAGTAAACGTGAAAGATAGCGGTAAAGGTTATTGGGATCCCAAGGGTTGCCATATAGAATTCATTGGAGATAAAGGATGGATCCGCCAGAAGGGCTGGGGAGGCGCAATCAAAGCAAGCGACAAATCGATCCTCAGGACGAGATACAAGCCCGAAGAATCCAAGCACTTTCCACTCCCGCCTCGCGAACAGCGCAATTTCCTGGATTGTGTGAGATCACGCAAACGCACAACCTACCCTGCCATTGATATGCATGACATATCCACAACACTTCACATGGGCGTCATATCCATTGAGCTTGGGCGTAAGCTGAAATGGGATTCAAAGAAAGAAATGTTTATAAATGATACAGAGGCAAACCAACTAGCGAAAAACCCGACACCCCGCGACTGGGAAAGTGCATGA